The Flavobacterium sp. K5-23 genome segment ACTGTAATTACCGAAAACGGAGTCCTTATAAATTAAAGTTAAAGCTTCGTTAGACATATTGTATCGTAAACACTCATTGATAGGGATTGCTAATATTAATATTCCGATGAATATTTTTAATACCCAGTTTAAAATGATAATTTTTTTCATAACATAATATTTTTTTCAAATATACAATAATTATTGATAAACGATAATTAAAAATCAAATAACAATAATTATATTTGAATCAGAACAAATAAAAGTTACTTACTTTTGCACAGTATGAAACAATTACCAACTTCTTTATCCAATAAACTCGATCAACGTATTCAAGCCAATGCCTTGCGAATACTAACGGAACCCAACTCCCGAGTTGACTTTTCGTCGAATGATTATCTAGGTATATCAAAGTCGGAAGAGATATTCCATAAAACACATCAGTTTTTAATTGATAACTACATTATTCAAAACGGCGCAACTGGCTCCCGTTTGTTATCTGGAAATCATATACTATATCAAGAAGCCGAAAGTTTCATTGCTCATTTCCATAAGGCTGAAGCCGCTTTAATTTTTAATTCGGGTTACGATGCCAATGTTGGGTTTTTTAGCGCTGTGCCGCAGCGTAACGACCTTATTCTTTATGATGAATTAAGTCATGCTTCCATTAGGGACGGAATATTGATGAGTAACGCTAAATCCTATAGATTTAATCATAATGATTATGAAGATTTAGAGAAACGAATAGTTGCCGCTAAGTCTAATTCGTCAATTAATGAGATCTATATCGTTACTGAAAGTGTTTTTTCAATGGATGGTGATAGTCCTATATTGGAATTGCTAGTTAGCATTTCAGAAAAATACGGGGCTCATTTAATAATTGATGAAGCACATGCGCTGGGAGTTTTTGGAGAAAAAGGGGAAGGACTGGTTCAAATGCTACATTTGCAGGATAAGGTTTTCGCCCGCATTATGACTTTTGGTAAAGGATTAGGATGCCATGGAGCGGCGGTATTGGGAAGTGAGGGTCTAAAAAGCTATCTGGTTAATTTTGCGCGAAGCTTTATTTATACAACTGGTCTTTCGCCACATTCAGTTGCTACGATATTGATTGCTTACCAATTCTTAGAAAAAGAGGATAAAGCAATTGACACCCTCCGCCAGAATATCGTTCATTTCAATCAGGAAAAGAATTTATTGGGATTAAAACCACTTTTTGTCCGTTCTAAATCGGCCATACAATCGGCTATAATTCCTGGAAATGAAAAAGTGAAGTCCATTTCAAGGCTATTTCAGGATAAAGGTTTTGATGTCAAGGCCATTTTGTCACCAACAGTTCCCGAAGGACAAGAACGACTTCGTTTTTGTTTGCATAGTTTTAATTCTAAAGAAGAAATCACCGAAGTTCTAGCTTTATTGAGCAAGTTTCTCTTTCAATAGACTTTTTTTTTGTTCTTTTATTCGAAAAAAATTATCGTGTAAACCCCTGTTTTTGTTACGTTATGAAAAATGCTTAAATTTTTTTTGTAACGTTTTACTTGTTTTATTACTTACGAGTAGTATCAAGTTAAACAACATAATTATGAAAACAGAAACAGCAAAGAAAGGTAGAGAAAGAAACTATTTTGGCTCTATTGTAATTTTTATTAGTTCGTTTATATTGGGAGCTTTGTTTGTTAGGGAGTATCTTTTTAATTAACCAAATATTGACTCATCATTACTCCTGATTATAATTTGTCTTCTTGCAACAGGAAATCCATCTGCTTTAAGATCAAAATATAGTAACTAATTCCATCGGGTTTCAATCATCAAATCAAAAATCAATCATTAAACCAAAAATCAAATTATTATGAAAAAATTATTCAAAACAGTAGCAGTTGTAGCCGTAGTATTAATTTCCAACGGAGTTTTTGCACAAGCAAAAAAAGGAGTTTCAGTTAGTTCAAATGAAAAATCGCTGTTATGGGAAATTTCAGGAAATGGATTGTCAAAATCTTCTTATTTATACGGAACAGTTCACATGATTTGTGGAAACGATTATTTTTTGTCAGATAAAACCAAAAAAGCTTTTGCTGCTTCTGATAATTTAGTCTTAGAGGTTAATTTATCAGACCCAAATGAAATGAATGCTGCCCAACAACTAGCATTCGGGAAAGAACCATTAAGTACAACATTGAGCCCACAACAATTGAATGACCTTGATGTTTTATTACAAAAGAAGACAGGAATGACGGTCAAACAAGTCGATAAATTCAGTATGTTGTCAGTAATGAGTTTTATTACCATGAAATCTTTTGGGTGTGAAGACTTAAAGATATACGAAATGGAATTTATTGGAATGGCAAAAGGGTCAAATAAAAGTGTCGCTGGTTTTGAAACGCTTCATTCACAAATGGATATTTTAAGCAAAGCTTATTCTGATGCGGAGATGATTACAATGTTACAGGAATCTACTGATGAAGACACAAAAAAGCTGGTTCAAAATTATATTCAGGAAAATCTTCCGGAATTATATAAAGATATTACGTCTCCAAAAGTGATGAATGAAAACACAAAAAAATGGATGCTAGACGTAAGAAATGAAAACTGGGTTATAAAAATGCCTGATATGATGAAAGATAAAACTACTTTTTTTGCAGTAGGAGCTGCTCATTTATTGGGGGAGCAAGGAGTGATAAATTTATTGAGAAAAAAAGGCTACAGCGTTAAACCGATTATGAAATAAGACTGTTTTGAAAGAAAAAGAACCAGAATTTTTAAACCGGATTGAAAAACACAAAGGGATTTTATATAAAGTTTCTAAGATGTACATGGACAATGATGATGATCAACAGGATTTGTTTCAGGAGATTGTTTGTCAACTTTGGAAATCGTATGATTCTTTTAGAAACGAAAGCCAATTTTCGACTTGGATGTATCGGGTAGCAATTAATACAGCGATTGTATTTTTAAAAAAAGAAAAAAGGAAAGTAGATCGCTATGAATTATCGTCAACTGATATTAAAGAAGAAAGTGATGATTCGGAAATTAAAGAAAGCCAAATTGAGCATTTTTATAAAGCGGTTCGAAATTTA includes the following:
- a CDS encoding TraB/GumN family protein — protein: MKKLFKTVAVVAVVLISNGVFAQAKKGVSVSSNEKSLLWEISGNGLSKSSYLYGTVHMICGNDYFLSDKTKKAFAASDNLVLEVNLSDPNEMNAAQQLAFGKEPLSTTLSPQQLNDLDVLLQKKTGMTVKQVDKFSMLSVMSFITMKSFGCEDLKIYEMEFIGMAKGSNKSVAGFETLHSQMDILSKAYSDAEMITMLQESTDEDTKKLVQNYIQENLPELYKDITSPKVMNENTKKWMLDVRNENWVIKMPDMMKDKTTFFAVGAAHLLGEQGVINLLRKKGYSVKPIMK
- a CDS encoding pyridoxal phosphate-dependent aminotransferase family protein; translated protein: MKQLPTSLSNKLDQRIQANALRILTEPNSRVDFSSNDYLGISKSEEIFHKTHQFLIDNYIIQNGATGSRLLSGNHILYQEAESFIAHFHKAEAALIFNSGYDANVGFFSAVPQRNDLILYDELSHASIRDGILMSNAKSYRFNHNDYEDLEKRIVAAKSNSSINEIYIVTESVFSMDGDSPILELLVSISEKYGAHLIIDEAHALGVFGEKGEGLVQMLHLQDKVFARIMTFGKGLGCHGAAVLGSEGLKSYLVNFARSFIYTTGLSPHSVATILIAYQFLEKEDKAIDTLRQNIVHFNQEKNLLGLKPLFVRSKSAIQSAIIPGNEKVKSISRLFQDKGFDVKAILSPTVPEGQERLRFCLHSFNSKEEITEVLALLSKFLFQ
- a CDS encoding RNA polymerase sigma factor, with amino-acid sequence MKEKEPEFLNRIEKHKGILYKVSKMYMDNDDDQQDLFQEIVCQLWKSYDSFRNESQFSTWMYRVAINTAIVFLKKEKRKVDRYELSSTDIKEESDDSEIKESQIEHFYKAVRNLEKIDKAIIFYQLEGLSHKEIGDNLGISEGNARVKLNRAKEKLKEIIKNQGYGF